A DNA window from Mycobacteriales bacterium contains the following coding sequences:
- a CDS encoding DUF6542 domain-containing protein yields the protein MSTKVEPPRSGSRKRTTPSPGMAGPVAALLVFVVSGIAGSIDVFTGPGLRLLFTICLVVSTAVAAALVRRGDLLWVVLAPPLICLALAMVNVLTTAHSATGLTMDYLAHGFPAIAIAVGLAALIGGIRLLNRK from the coding sequence GTGTCGACCAAGGTGGAACCGCCGCGCAGCGGCTCGCGGAAACGGACTACGCCGAGCCCCGGGATGGCCGGCCCGGTCGCGGCGCTGCTCGTATTCGTCGTGTCGGGGATCGCCGGGTCCATCGACGTATTCACCGGTCCCGGACTGCGGCTGCTGTTCACCATCTGCCTCGTCGTCAGCACCGCGGTCGCCGCCGCCCTGGTACGCCGCGGCGATCTGCTCTGGGTCGTGCTGGCACCGCCCCTGATCTGCCTGGCATTGGCGATGGTCAACGTGTTGACCACCGCGCACAGCGCGACCGGCCTGACGATGGACTACCTGGCCCACGGGTTCCCGGCCATCGCGATCGCCGTCGGCCTCGCCGCGCTGATCGGCGGCATCCGGCTGCTCAACCGGAAGTGA
- a CDS encoding 4-hydroxy-3-methylbut-2-enyl diphosphate reductase: MTSPTRRVLLAKPRGYCAGVDRAVIAVERALDLHGAPVYVRKQIVHNQHVVSSLEGRGAIFVDETDDVPEGATVVFSAHGVAPSVHEEAERRQLQTIDATCPLVTKVHAEVRRFASADYDILLIGHAGHEEVVGTMGEAADRIHLVDSAEDVDNVEVRDPERVVWLSQTTLSVDETLQTVARLQQRFPALKSPPSDDICYATQNRQSAVKQMAANCDVVIVVGSANSSNSVRLVEVALEAGARSSYLVDHSGEIDPAWLDGVSTVGVTSGASVPEVLVTGVLEWLAERGFDAIDEISAADERLTFALPRELRAPSRTAATPSS; encoded by the coding sequence ATGACCTCGCCGACCCGTCGTGTCCTGCTCGCCAAGCCTCGCGGGTACTGCGCGGGCGTCGATCGTGCGGTTATCGCGGTCGAGCGTGCGCTGGACCTGCACGGCGCTCCCGTCTACGTCCGCAAGCAGATCGTGCACAACCAGCACGTCGTCTCCTCGCTGGAAGGTCGCGGGGCGATCTTCGTCGACGAGACCGACGACGTGCCCGAGGGCGCGACCGTGGTCTTCTCGGCCCACGGCGTCGCCCCGTCGGTTCACGAGGAGGCCGAGCGCCGGCAGCTGCAGACGATCGACGCGACCTGCCCGCTCGTGACGAAGGTGCACGCCGAGGTACGTCGCTTCGCCTCCGCCGACTACGACATCCTGCTCATCGGCCACGCCGGCCACGAGGAGGTCGTCGGGACGATGGGGGAGGCTGCCGACCGGATCCATCTCGTCGACAGTGCCGAGGACGTCGACAACGTCGAGGTCCGTGACCCCGAGCGTGTGGTGTGGCTGTCGCAGACCACCCTCTCGGTCGACGAGACCCTGCAGACGGTGGCCCGGCTGCAGCAGCGGTTCCCGGCGTTGAAGTCCCCACCCAGTGACGACATCTGCTACGCGACGCAGAACCGGCAGAGTGCGGTCAAGCAGATGGCGGCGAACTGCGACGTCGTGATCGTCGTCGGCTCGGCGAACTCCTCCAACTCCGTGCGACTGGTCGAGGTGGCCCTCGAAGCCGGCGCACGGTCGTCCTACCTCGTCGACCACTCCGGCGAGATCGACCCGGCCTGGCTCGACGGCGTAAGCACGGTCGGGGTGACCAGCGGCGCGTCGGTGCCGGAGGTCCTGGTCACCGGGGTGCTCGAGTGGCTCGCCGAGCGGGGCTTCGACGCGATCGACGAGATCAGCGCGGCCGACGAGCGATTGACCTTCGCCCTTCCCCGCGAGCTGCGTGCGCCGTCGCGCACGGCGGCCACCCCGTCCAGCTGA
- a CDS encoding lipid droplet-associated protein, with translation MSTAIPTPLRAAAGLAAATIDEARRLPGQLVALPVLAVSSALQVSLKAQQHYADLVIRGDALLSQLQPEPADPPPWARFDEDEVAVGDFSGEATFPATEDFPATEDFPPTEDFPVPGATETVTPPVAGASGGSDPAFLPGYDDLRLAQLRARLRRLSAEQVEQLLDYERRYQARPAYLTMLGNRLDTIRSS, from the coding sequence ATGAGCACCGCGATACCGACCCCGCTGCGTGCCGCGGCCGGCCTCGCCGCAGCGACCATCGACGAAGCACGGCGGCTTCCCGGTCAACTCGTCGCCCTGCCGGTCCTGGCGGTCAGCAGCGCCCTGCAGGTGTCCCTCAAGGCGCAGCAGCACTACGCCGACCTGGTGATCCGCGGCGACGCCCTGCTGAGCCAGCTGCAACCGGAACCGGCCGACCCACCCCCGTGGGCCCGGTTCGACGAGGACGAGGTGGCCGTCGGCGACTTCTCCGGCGAGGCCACCTTCCCGGCGACCGAAGACTTCCCCGCGACCGAGGACTTCCCGCCCACCGAAGACTTCCCGGTACCGGGCGCCACCGAGACGGTCACCCCGCCGGTCGCCGGCGCATCGGGCGGCTCCGACCCGGCGTTCCTTCCCGGTTACGACGACCTGCGGCTGGCCCAGCTGCGGGCCCGGCTGCGCCGGCTGTCCGCCGAGCAGGTCGAACAGCTGCTCGACTACGAGCGGCGGTATCAGGCCCGGCCGGCGTACCTGACGATGCTCGGCAACCGCCTCGACACGATCCGCTCCAGCTGA
- the xseA gene encoding exodeoxyribonuclease VII large subunit, with protein MANPTTAEAPWPVRTVARKIADWIARLGEVWVEGQVTQFTNRPGTRTVFLTLRDPAAEVSLTVTCPREVADAVGTLRDGARVVVRARPDFYPSRGTLSLRASEIRPIGVGELLARLERLKRALATEGLFDRDRKRAVPFLPRQVGLITGRASAAERDVRENAVRRWPAVRFRIENVAVQGPAAVAQVIAAIHHLDADPEVDVIVLARGGGSVEDLLPFSDEALCRVVAAARTPIVSAIGHESDTPLVDLVADLRASTPTDAGKRVVPAVADELAAVGERRARLRRAIGHRLDTEAERLRAMRARPVLADPAHLIDGRRIDLDGLRDRARRSLGHRLDAAATDLIHTRSRVRALSPAATLDRGYAVVHGPDGAVLRSAGAVDPGAALSIRLADGSLDATAGPAHTGATP; from the coding sequence GTGGCCAACCCGACCACCGCCGAGGCACCGTGGCCGGTGCGCACCGTCGCCCGCAAGATCGCGGACTGGATCGCCCGCCTCGGTGAGGTGTGGGTCGAGGGGCAGGTGACGCAATTCACCAACCGGCCCGGCACCCGCACGGTCTTCCTGACGCTGCGCGACCCCGCAGCTGAGGTCTCGCTCACCGTCACCTGCCCGCGCGAGGTGGCCGACGCGGTCGGCACGCTGCGCGACGGCGCCCGGGTGGTCGTGCGGGCCCGCCCCGACTTCTACCCTTCCCGCGGGACCCTGTCGCTGCGGGCCAGCGAGATCCGGCCGATCGGGGTCGGCGAGCTGCTCGCCAGGCTGGAGCGGCTCAAGCGGGCGCTGGCCACCGAAGGACTCTTCGACCGGGACCGCAAGCGCGCGGTCCCGTTCCTTCCCCGGCAGGTGGGACTGATCACCGGCCGGGCCAGCGCCGCCGAGCGCGACGTCCGGGAGAACGCCGTACGACGGTGGCCGGCGGTCCGGTTCCGGATCGAGAACGTCGCCGTGCAGGGCCCGGCCGCGGTGGCGCAGGTGATCGCGGCGATCCACCACCTCGACGCCGACCCCGAGGTCGACGTCATCGTCCTGGCGCGCGGCGGCGGGTCGGTGGAGGACCTGCTCCCGTTCAGCGACGAGGCGCTGTGCCGGGTGGTGGCCGCCGCCCGTACCCCGATCGTCAGCGCCATCGGGCACGAGTCCGACACCCCGCTGGTCGACCTCGTCGCCGACCTGCGCGCATCCACGCCGACCGACGCCGGCAAGCGGGTCGTGCCGGCGGTCGCGGACGAACTCGCGGCGGTCGGCGAGCGCCGGGCCCGGTTGCGCCGCGCGATCGGGCACCGGCTCGACACGGAGGCCGAGCGGCTGCGCGCCATGCGGGCGCGGCCGGTGCTGGCCGACCCGGCGCACCTGATCGACGGGCGCCGGATCGATCTCGACGGGTTGCGGGACCGGGCCCGTCGTAGCCTCGGCCACCGGCTCGACGCGGCCGCCACCGACCTGATCCACACCCGGTCCCGGGTGCGCGCACTCAGCCCGGCGGCCACCCTCGACCGCGGCTATGCCGTCGTTCACGGCCCCGACGGCGCCGTGCTGCGCAGCGCCGGCGCTGTCGACCCCGGGGCGGCACTGTCCATCCGCCTCGCCGACGGCTCGCTCGACGCGACGGCCGGCCCGGCCCACACCGGGGCAACCCCGTGA
- a CDS encoding exodeoxyribonuclease VII small subunit gives MTETGPSYEKARDELADVVRRLESGGLTLEESLTLWERGEELADICQRWLDGARATLDEALAKRDGDRPADAGTD, from the coding sequence GTGACCGAGACCGGCCCGAGCTATGAGAAGGCCCGCGATGAGCTCGCCGACGTCGTACGCCGCCTCGAGTCCGGCGGGCTGACGCTCGAGGAGTCGCTGACCCTGTGGGAGCGCGGTGAGGAGCTCGCCGACATCTGCCAGCGCTGGCTGGACGGCGCCCGGGCGACCCTCGACGAGGCGCTGGCGAAGCGGGACGGCGACCGCCCCGCCGACGCCGGCACGGATTAG
- a CDS encoding DUF4245 family protein has product MSEQVRPASSGARRTVVNMFRSLVPLTVLIVVLVVVFQPGHRTSTPTVNPAPDFGYVASQLRTAVPSPHGLAKGWRSTSSDVASAAPGRAAASVDVGYLTPGGNFARLVESGRPAAAVVRAELGAPTRAGVVTIAGRTWARYRTDRGELVLAATLGRIGVMITGNASLAEQRTLAGSLR; this is encoded by the coding sequence GTGAGTGAGCAGGTGCGGCCGGCGTCCTCGGGTGCCCGCCGGACGGTGGTCAACATGTTCCGGTCGCTGGTGCCGCTGACCGTGCTCATCGTCGTCCTCGTCGTCGTGTTCCAGCCCGGGCACCGGACGAGCACCCCGACCGTGAACCCGGCGCCGGACTTCGGCTACGTCGCCAGCCAGCTGCGGACGGCCGTCCCCAGCCCGCATGGCCTGGCCAAGGGCTGGCGGTCGACCAGCAGTGACGTCGCCTCCGCCGCCCCCGGGCGGGCCGCCGCGTCGGTCGACGTCGGCTACCTGACCCCGGGCGGCAACTTCGCCCGGCTCGTCGAGAGCGGTCGTCCCGCGGCGGCGGTGGTCCGCGCCGAGCTGGGTGCGCCCACCCGGGCCGGGGTGGTCACGATCGCCGGCCGGACCTGGGCGCGCTACCGCACCGACCGGGGCGAACTCGTGCTGGCGGCGACGCTGGGCCGCATCGGCGTGATGATCACCGGAAATGCCTCGCTCGCCGAACAGCGGACGCTGGCCGGCTCGCTGCGCTGA
- the glpX gene encoding class II fructose-bisphosphatase produces MTEVPAELAVRHEAPDRNLALELVRATEAAAMAAGRWVGRGDKNGGDGAAVDAMRALIGTVAMRGTVVIGEGEKDEAPMLFNGEEVGDGTGAECDVAVDPIDGTTLMAKGMPNAVSVLAVAERGTMYDPSAVFYMEKLATGPEAADVVDITAPPGENIRRVAKAKGLDVEDVTVCVLDRPRHEDLVQQVRAAGARITFMSDGDVAGAIMAARETTGVDLLLGIGGTPEGIIAAAAMTCLGGVLQGRLWPRDDEERAKAIAAGHDLDQVLTTRDLVRSDNVFFVATGITDGELLQGVRYRHGGAQTHSIVMRSKSGTIRLIDSSHSLTKLRAYSAVDFDRHG; encoded by the coding sequence ATGACCGAGGTACCTGCCGAGCTCGCCGTACGCCACGAAGCGCCCGACCGAAACCTCGCGTTGGAGCTGGTCCGGGCGACCGAAGCCGCCGCCATGGCCGCCGGCCGGTGGGTCGGCCGCGGCGACAAGAACGGCGGCGACGGCGCGGCCGTCGACGCGATGCGGGCCCTGATCGGCACGGTCGCCATGCGCGGCACCGTGGTCATCGGCGAGGGCGAGAAGGACGAAGCGCCGATGCTCTTCAACGGCGAGGAGGTCGGTGACGGCACCGGCGCCGAATGCGACGTCGCCGTCGACCCGATCGACGGCACCACGCTGATGGCCAAGGGGATGCCCAATGCGGTGTCCGTCCTGGCGGTCGCCGAGCGGGGCACGATGTATGACCCGTCGGCGGTCTTCTACATGGAAAAGCTGGCCACCGGCCCCGAGGCCGCCGATGTGGTCGACATCACCGCGCCGCCCGGGGAGAACATCCGGCGGGTCGCCAAGGCCAAGGGACTGGATGTCGAGGACGTCACCGTATGCGTCCTGGACCGGCCCCGGCACGAGGACCTCGTCCAGCAGGTTCGGGCCGCCGGTGCCCGGATCACCTTCATGTCCGACGGCGACGTGGCCGGGGCGATCATGGCGGCCCGGGAGACGACCGGGGTCGACCTGCTGCTCGGCATCGGCGGTACGCCGGAGGGCATCATCGCCGCGGCCGCGATGACCTGCCTCGGCGGCGTACTGCAGGGACGCCTCTGGCCGCGCGACGACGAGGAGCGGGCCAAGGCCATCGCCGCCGGCCACGACCTCGACCAGGTCCTGACGACCCGCGATCTCGTCCGCAGTGACAACGTGTTCTTCGTCGCCACCGGGATCACCGACGGCGAACTGCTGCAGGGCGTGCGCTACCGCCACGGCGGCGCCCAGACCCACTCGATCGTGATGCGCTCGAAGAGCGGCACCATCCGGCTCATCGACAGCTCCCACTCGCTGACCAAGCTGCGGGCCTACAGCGCGGTCGACTTCGACCGGCACGGCTGA